The Streptomyces tendae genome has a window encoding:
- the lpdA gene encoding dihydrolipoyl dehydrogenase, whose translation MANDASTVFDLVILGGGSGGYAAALRGAQLGLDVALIEKGKVGGTCLHNGCIPTKALLHAGEIADQARESEQFGVKATFEGIDIAAVHKYKDDVIAGLYKGLQGLIASRKITYIEGEGRLSSPTSVDVGGQRVQGRHVLLATGSVPKSLPGLDIDGNRIISSDHALVLDRVPKSAIVLGGGVIGVEFASAWKSFGTDVTVIEGMKHLVPVEDENSSKLLERAFRKRGIKFNLGTFFEKAEYTQDGVKVTLADGKEFEAEVLLVAVGRGPVSQGLGYEEAGVAMDRGYVLVDEYMRTNVPTISAVGDLVPTLQLAHVGFAEGILVAERLAGLKTVPIDYDGVPRVTYCHPEVASVGITEAKAKEIYGADKVVALKYNLAGNGKSKILKTAGEIKLVQVKDGAVVGVHMVGDRMGEQVGEAQLIYNWEALPAEVAQLVHAHPTQNEALGEAHLALAGKPLHSHD comes from the coding sequence GTGGCGAACGACGCCAGCACCGTTTTCGACCTAGTGATCCTCGGCGGTGGCAGCGGTGGGTACGCCGCGGCCCTGCGCGGGGCGCAGCTGGGCCTGGACGTCGCCCTGATCGAGAAGGGCAAGGTCGGCGGTACCTGCCTGCACAACGGCTGCATCCCCACGAAGGCCCTGCTGCACGCGGGCGAGATCGCCGACCAGGCCCGCGAGAGCGAGCAGTTCGGTGTGAAGGCCACCTTCGAGGGCATCGACATCGCGGCCGTCCACAAGTACAAGGACGACGTCATCGCCGGCCTGTACAAGGGTCTTCAGGGGCTGATCGCCTCGCGCAAGATCACCTACATCGAGGGCGAGGGCCGGCTGTCCTCCCCCACCTCCGTCGACGTCGGCGGTCAGCGTGTGCAGGGCCGCCACGTCCTGCTGGCGACCGGCTCCGTGCCGAAGTCGCTGCCGGGCCTGGACATCGACGGCAACCGGATCATCTCCTCCGACCACGCCCTGGTCCTGGACCGCGTGCCGAAGTCCGCGATCGTCCTGGGCGGCGGCGTCATCGGGGTCGAGTTCGCGTCCGCGTGGAAGTCCTTCGGCACCGACGTCACCGTCATCGAGGGCATGAAGCACCTCGTCCCGGTCGAGGACGAGAACAGCTCGAAGCTCCTCGAGCGTGCCTTCCGCAAGCGCGGCATCAAGTTCAACCTGGGCACCTTCTTCGAGAAGGCCGAGTACACCCAGGACGGCGTCAAGGTCACCCTGGCGGACGGCAAGGAGTTCGAGGCCGAGGTCCTGCTCGTCGCCGTCGGCCGCGGCCCGGTCTCGCAGGGCCTGGGCTACGAGGAGGCCGGGGTCGCCATGGACCGCGGCTACGTCCTGGTCGACGAGTACATGCGCACCAACGTCCCGACGATCTCGGCCGTCGGTGACCTCGTCCCGACGCTCCAGCTCGCGCACGTGGGCTTCGCCGAGGGCATCCTGGTGGCGGAGCGTCTGGCCGGTCTGAAGACCGTCCCGATCGACTACGACGGTGTCCCGCGGGTGACGTACTGCCACCCCGAGGTCGCCTCCGTCGGCATCACCGAGGCCAAGGCCAAGGAGATCTACGGTGCGGACAAGGTCGTCGCCCTGAAGTACAACCTCGCGGGCAACGGCAAGAGCAAGATCCTGAAGACCGCGGGCGAGATCAAGCTCGTCCAGGTCAAGGACGGTGCGGTGGTCGGCGTCCACATGGTCGGCGACCGTATGGGTGAGCAGGTCGGCGAGGCCCAGCTGATCTACAACTGGGAGGCGCTGCCGGCCGAGGTGGCCCAGCTCGTGCACGCCCACCCGACGCAGAACGAGGCGCTCGGCGAGGCCCACCTGGCCCTGGCCGGCAAGCCCCTCCACTCCCACGACTGA
- a CDS encoding adenosylcobinamide-GDP ribazoletransferase, protein MPAPSSASPADGLRFAFGTLTVLPAGLTRWDRAAARAGMLCAPVVGLVVGVVAAGTGLVLLLLGAGPPLAAVASVAVPAALTRGLHLDGLADTADGLGSGKPAEDALRVMKQSDVGPFGVLTLVLVLLAQVAALTQAYGGSWARGALAAVVSAVAARLALTLAARPGVPPARPEGLGAAVAGVVPVRGAAVAVLLVTGVLVGAGAALGALDALRAGLAVLVAAGAAELLLRHCVRRFGGVTGDVFGGLAETAATTALVVLSLG, encoded by the coding sequence GTGCCCGCGCCCTCTTCCGCCTCCCCCGCCGACGGACTCCGTTTCGCCTTCGGCACCCTCACCGTCCTCCCGGCCGGGCTCACCCGCTGGGACCGTGCGGCCGCGCGGGCCGGCATGCTCTGCGCGCCCGTGGTCGGCCTGGTGGTGGGCGTGGTGGCCGCCGGGACGGGGCTGGTGCTGCTGCTCCTCGGCGCGGGCCCGCCGCTCGCCGCCGTGGCCTCCGTCGCCGTGCCCGCCGCGCTGACCCGGGGCCTGCACCTGGACGGGCTGGCCGACACCGCGGACGGGCTGGGCAGCGGCAAGCCCGCCGAGGACGCCCTGCGCGTCATGAAACAGTCGGACGTCGGGCCGTTCGGGGTGCTCACGCTGGTCCTCGTGCTGCTGGCCCAGGTGGCCGCGCTGACGCAGGCGTACGGCGGTTCCTGGGCGCGGGGCGCGCTGGCCGCCGTGGTGTCGGCCGTCGCGGCGCGGCTCGCCCTCACCCTGGCCGCGCGCCCCGGCGTGCCGCCCGCCCGGCCGGAGGGGCTGGGCGCGGCGGTCGCGGGGGTGGTGCCGGTGCGGGGCGCGGCGGTCGCCGTGCTCCTGGTCACCGGGGTGCTCGTCGGCGCCGGCGCGGCCCTGGGGGCCCTCGACGCGCTGCGCGCCGGGCTCGCGGTGCTGGTGGCGGCCGGCGCCGCGGAACTGCTGCTGCGCCACTGCGTACGGCGGTTCGGCGGGGTGACCGGTGACGTGTTCGGCGGGCTCGCGGAGACGGCGGCGACGACCGCGCTGGTCGTCCTGTCACTGGGCTGA
- a CDS encoding RDD family protein, whose protein sequence is MSAPRRAMAWVIDFALVVSVASLLAVLTFNRMSALVTDVPELAARGGFDLLTSRGDVLGASGTLGTSLWDRSVGYVQQAFVLLAMAAYLYQWACLALAGRTLGKALTGLKVTPRTPRRAALRAAVTTATDVVVYAVACVLLVEGEILLSVLVWLAAVALFLLNALPVLGSRRRSLADRVAGTSVTAVRLSMPAAMSRVRTS, encoded by the coding sequence ATGTCGGCACCGCGTCGTGCCATGGCCTGGGTGATCGACTTCGCGCTGGTGGTGAGCGTCGCCTCACTGCTGGCGGTGCTCACCTTCAACCGGATGTCCGCCCTGGTGACGGACGTGCCCGAACTGGCCGCGCGCGGCGGCTTCGATCTGCTCACCTCGCGCGGTGACGTGCTCGGCGCCTCCGGCACCCTCGGCACGTCCCTGTGGGACAGGTCGGTCGGCTACGTCCAGCAGGCGTTCGTGCTGCTGGCCATGGCCGCGTACCTCTACCAGTGGGCGTGCCTCGCCCTCGCCGGGCGGACCCTCGGCAAGGCCCTGACCGGCCTGAAGGTCACCCCGCGCACGCCCCGGCGGGCGGCGCTGCGCGCGGCGGTGACCACGGCCACCGACGTCGTCGTCTACGCGGTGGCCTGCGTGCTGCTGGTGGAGGGCGAGATCCTGCTGTCGGTGCTGGTGTGGCTGGCCGCGGTGGCGCTGTTCCTGCTGAACGCGCTGCCGGTGCTGGGCTCCCGGCGGCGCTCGCTCGCCGACCGGGTGGCCGGCACCTCGGTGACCGCGGTGCGGCTCAGCATGCCTGCCGCCATGAGCCGAGTTCGTACTTCTTGA
- a CDS encoding bifunctional adenosylcobinamide kinase/adenosylcobinamide-phosphate guanylyltransferase: MELTLLGTGAPAGLPRPDCPCAACACALGPDARAATSLLVDGALLLDLTPGAAFAAARAGRSLGGVRQVLLSHPHDGPAVEVPAGLPQPGRVPDGRELALLTGHRVRAVAMDAPGTGYAVTGPDGQRLLYLPPGGAPAGLEAPAEPYAMVVLDVLGRPDALARLREVGAVVPTTDVIAVHLDHDVPPGAEVRRRLAAAGARAVPDGTTLEVGAYEDVPDVPRRTLVLGGARSGKSVEAERRLEAFPEVLYVATGGSRNGDTEWASRVSAHQERRPGSWRTVETCDLVPLFKDDGPPLLVDCLSLWLTDAMDAVGAWDDAEWADGGERALRERVRALTDAVRETRRTVVAVSNEVGSGIVPATASGRRYRDELGRLNAAFAQECEQVLLVVAGQALVLRG, encoded by the coding sequence GTGGAACTGACTCTGCTCGGCACCGGTGCCCCCGCGGGACTGCCCCGCCCCGACTGTCCCTGCGCCGCGTGCGCGTGCGCGCTCGGCCCGGACGCGCGGGCGGCGACCTCGCTGCTGGTGGACGGCGCGCTGCTGCTCGACCTGACGCCGGGCGCGGCCTTCGCCGCCGCCCGTGCGGGACGATCGCTGGGCGGGGTGCGCCAGGTGCTGCTGTCGCACCCGCACGACGGCCCGGCGGTGGAGGTGCCGGCCGGGCTGCCGCAGCCGGGACGGGTCCCGGACGGGCGGGAGTTGGCGCTGCTGACGGGGCATCGGGTGCGGGCGGTGGCGATGGACGCGCCCGGCACCGGGTACGCGGTGACCGGTCCGGACGGGCAGCGGCTGCTGTACCTGCCGCCGGGCGGGGCGCCGGCCGGGCTGGAGGCGCCTGCCGAGCCGTACGCGATGGTGGTGCTGGACGTCCTGGGGCGTCCGGACGCGCTGGCGCGGCTGCGGGAGGTGGGCGCGGTGGTCCCCACCACGGACGTGATCGCCGTCCATCTGGACCACGACGTGCCGCCGGGCGCCGAGGTGCGGCGCCGGCTGGCGGCGGCCGGGGCGCGTGCCGTGCCGGACGGCACCACGCTGGAGGTCGGCGCCTACGAGGACGTGCCGGACGTGCCGCGGCGCACCCTGGTGCTGGGCGGGGCCCGTTCGGGCAAGTCGGTGGAGGCGGAGCGGCGCCTCGAGGCGTTCCCCGAGGTGCTGTACGTGGCGACCGGCGGCTCGCGCAACGGGGACACCGAGTGGGCGTCACGGGTGTCCGCGCACCAGGAACGGCGGCCGGGTTCCTGGCGCACGGTGGAGACCTGTGATCTGGTCCCGCTGTTCAAGGACGACGGCCCGCCCCTCCTGGTCGACTGCCTGTCGCTGTGGCTGACGGACGCGATGGACGCGGTGGGCGCGTGGGACGACGCGGAGTGGGCGGACGGCGGCGAGCGGGCCCTGCGGGAGCGGGTGCGGGCGCTGACGGACGCGGTGCGCGAGACCCGGCGCACCGTGGTCGCCGTCTCCAACGAGGTCGGCTCGGGCATCGTCCCGGCCACCGCGTCCGGGCGCCGCTACCGCGACGAACTGGGCCGCCTGAACGCGGCGTTCGCCCAGGAGTGCGAGCAGGTCCTCCTGGTGGTGGCGGGCCAGGCACTGGTCCTGCGGGGCTGA
- a CDS encoding GntR family transcriptional regulator has protein sequence MTAPVVHSLREQIREHILEGIISGRWQPGERIVERRIATELEVSQTPVREALRELESLRLIESAPNKGVRVRNLTAADLEESYPVRAGLEAIAAELAAARLAEDCSALEPHVAALYEADRMADGTAQVRHTVGFHRELVRAAGNSVLLHTWEGLGIEVFTALSIRWLGTVQQSYAEEHEELVAAFRRRDPRIAELVKSHVLGCAPRA, from the coding sequence ATGACCGCGCCCGTCGTCCACTCGCTGCGCGAACAGATCCGCGAGCACATCCTGGAAGGGATCATCAGCGGGCGCTGGCAGCCGGGTGAGCGGATCGTGGAGCGGCGGATCGCGACCGAGCTGGAGGTCAGCCAGACGCCCGTGCGGGAGGCGCTGCGGGAGCTGGAGTCGCTGCGGCTGATCGAGTCCGCGCCCAACAAGGGCGTACGTGTGCGGAACCTGACGGCGGCCGACCTGGAGGAGAGCTACCCGGTCCGGGCCGGTCTGGAGGCGATCGCGGCGGAGCTGGCGGCGGCGCGGCTGGCGGAGGACTGCTCGGCGCTGGAGCCGCACGTGGCCGCGCTGTACGAGGCGGACCGGATGGCGGACGGGACCGCGCAGGTACGGCACACGGTGGGGTTCCACCGGGAGCTGGTGCGGGCGGCCGGCAACTCGGTGCTGCTGCACACGTGGGAGGGGCTGGGGATCGAGGTGTTCACGGCGCTGTCGATACGGTGGCTGGGGACCGTGCAGCAGTCGTACGCGGAGGAGCACGAAGAACTGGTCGCGGCCTTCCGCCGCCGGGATCCGCGCATCGCGGAACTGGTCAAGTCGCATGTGCTGGGGTGTGCGCCGCGGGCCTGA
- a CDS encoding endo alpha-1,4 polygalactosaminidase — protein sequence MCAVAGLLALVLVLAGCGKGSGADARPSPGPSDGRWQPRPGVDWQWQLTGRLDTSVDVPVYDIDGFHHSKETVDALHRDGRKVICYLSTGAWEDFRPDAGDFPESVIGRGNGWEGERWLDIRRTDVLEPLMAERLDMCRDKGFDAVEPDNMDGYRNRTGFPLTAADQLRYNRLIARLAHERGMAVGLKNDLDQIPELVDDFDFAVNEQCAQYGECDELTPFVEAGKAVLHAEYELPTARFCADSRRLKLSSLLKKYELGSWRQAC from the coding sequence GTGTGCGCAGTGGCCGGCCTGCTGGCCCTGGTCCTGGTGCTGGCGGGGTGCGGCAAGGGTTCGGGGGCGGACGCGAGGCCGTCCCCGGGACCGTCGGACGGGCGCTGGCAGCCGCGGCCGGGTGTCGATTGGCAGTGGCAGCTCACCGGGCGACTCGACACCTCCGTCGACGTCCCCGTGTACGACATCGACGGCTTCCACCACTCGAAGGAGACCGTCGACGCGCTGCACCGTGACGGCCGCAAGGTCATCTGCTACCTGTCCACCGGGGCCTGGGAGGACTTCCGTCCGGACGCCGGCGACTTCCCGGAGTCCGTGATCGGCCGGGGCAACGGCTGGGAGGGCGAGCGCTGGCTCGACATCCGCCGTACCGACGTGCTGGAGCCGCTGATGGCCGAGCGCCTCGACATGTGCCGGGACAAGGGCTTCGACGCCGTCGAGCCGGACAACATGGACGGCTACCGCAACCGCACCGGCTTCCCGCTCACCGCCGCCGACCAGCTCCGCTACAACCGGCTGATCGCCCGGCTGGCGCACGAGCGCGGCATGGCCGTCGGCCTGAAGAACGACCTGGACCAGATCCCGGAGCTGGTCGACGACTTCGACTTCGCGGTCAACGAACAGTGCGCCCAGTACGGCGAGTGCGACGAGCTCACCCCGTTCGTCGAGGCGGGCAAGGCCGTCCTCCACGCCGAGTACGAGCTGCCCACCGCCCGCTTCTGCGCCGACTCCCGCCGCCTGAAACTGAGTTCGCTGCTCAAGAAGTACGAACTCGGCTCATGGCGGCAGGCATGCTGA
- a CDS encoding class I SAM-dependent methyltransferase has protein sequence MSATASDTAFPAPHGSARVHEPRRADCPWCGSARLRTRLRTGDLRRHRPGLFTVDECRDCGHTFQNPRLTPEGLAFYRRAVRGAPRDPATERVLALHAVRHRRRAAARAMLPFGEPESWLDVGTGLARFPQTAREFFPYTAFDGTDLTVRVERARDLGWVEEAHVGPLTDPRVLARLAGRYDVVSLLHHLERTTDPRAELHAALDALRPGGHLLIETLDPRCAYAALFGRWWLPYDQPRRLHLLPRRNLREELLARGCEIVTAGHRAAHVPHDLAGLTALALSHALPAPDTPWRAVPPSPAQQRLRTVLLSAGTPLVVAAAAADLALAPLARHTPFANTYRVIARKP, from the coding sequence ATGTCCGCCACCGCCTCCGACACCGCGTTCCCCGCCCCGCACGGCTCCGCCCGGGTGCACGAACCGCGCCGCGCGGACTGCCCCTGGTGCGGCTCCGCGCGGCTGCGGACCCGGCTGAGAACGGGGGACCTGCGCCGGCACCGGCCCGGACTGTTCACCGTCGACGAGTGCCGCGACTGCGGGCACACCTTCCAGAACCCCCGGCTCACCCCCGAGGGCCTGGCCTTCTACCGGCGGGCCGTGCGCGGCGCCCCCCGCGACCCCGCCACCGAACGGGTCCTCGCCCTGCACGCCGTACGGCACCGCCGCCGCGCCGCCGCCCGCGCGATGCTGCCCTTCGGTGAGCCGGAGAGCTGGCTGGACGTCGGCACCGGACTCGCCCGATTCCCGCAGACCGCCCGGGAGTTCTTCCCGTACACCGCGTTCGACGGCACCGACCTCACCGTGCGTGTGGAGCGGGCCCGTGACCTCGGGTGGGTGGAGGAGGCGCACGTCGGGCCGCTCACCGACCCGCGGGTGCTGGCCCGGCTGGCCGGCCGCTACGACGTGGTCAGCCTGCTGCACCACCTGGAGCGCACCACCGACCCGCGCGCCGAACTGCACGCCGCCCTTGACGCGCTGCGCCCCGGCGGCCACCTGCTGATCGAGACCCTCGACCCCCGCTGCGCGTACGCCGCGCTGTTCGGCCGCTGGTGGCTGCCCTACGACCAGCCCCGCAGGCTGCACCTGCTGCCCCGCCGCAACCTCCGCGAGGAACTCCTGGCACGCGGCTGCGAGATCGTCACCGCCGGGCACCGCGCCGCACACGTGCCGCACGACCTGGCCGGCCTGACCGCCCTCGCGCTCTCCCACGCGCTGCCCGCCCCGGACACCCCCTGGCGGGCGGTCCCGCCCTCACCGGCGCAACAGCGCCTGCGGACGGTGCTGCTGAGCGCGGGGACCCCGCTGGTCGTCGCCGCCGCGGCGGCCGACCTGGCCCTCGCCCCCCTGGCCCGCCACACCCCGTTCGCCAACACCTACCGGGTCATCGCCCGCAAACCGTGA
- the cobT gene encoding nicotinate-nucleotide--dimethylbenzimidazole phosphoribosyltransferase has protein sequence MSSLNLDDFTDLIERPDGGVRRDAEEHRARLDVPPGSLGRLDDLSEWLAAAQSAVPVRPVERPRVVLFAGDHGVAQLDVSSRAAGTAVELVRDVLEGGRPVSVLARRLGVPVRVVDMSLDCDPASLPEDVVRHRVRRGSGRIDVEDALTPEEAEAAFRAGMAVADEEADSGTDLVVLGDVSVGGTTAAGVLVAALCGTDASVVTGRGGLAIDDLAWMRKCAAIRDALRRARPVLGDQLRLLATVGGADLTAMTGFLLQSAVRKLPVLLDGVVTAACALVAQRVAFRAPDWWLASHMSGEPGQAKALDRMALEPLLPQGVRVGEGAGALLALPLVQAASALAAELPVREGVGKGE, from the coding sequence ATGAGCTCGCTTAATCTCGACGACTTCACCGATCTGATCGAGCGTCCGGACGGCGGGGTGCGCCGTGACGCGGAGGAGCACCGGGCCCGCCTGGACGTCCCGCCCGGGTCGCTGGGCCGCCTGGACGACCTCAGTGAGTGGCTGGCGGCGGCGCAGTCCGCGGTGCCGGTGCGGCCGGTCGAACGGCCGCGGGTGGTGCTGTTCGCGGGCGATCACGGCGTCGCGCAGCTGGACGTCTCCTCACGCGCCGCGGGCACCGCGGTGGAACTGGTGCGGGACGTGCTGGAGGGGGGCCGTCCGGTCTCCGTGCTGGCGCGGCGGCTGGGCGTGCCGGTGCGGGTGGTCGACATGTCCCTGGACTGCGACCCGGCGTCGCTGCCCGAGGACGTCGTACGCCACCGGGTGCGGCGGGGCAGCGGGCGGATCGACGTCGAGGACGCGCTGACCCCGGAGGAGGCGGAGGCCGCGTTCCGCGCGGGAATGGCCGTGGCGGACGAGGAGGCCGACTCCGGTACGGATCTGGTGGTGCTGGGCGACGTCAGTGTCGGCGGCACGACGGCGGCGGGCGTGCTGGTGGCCGCGCTGTGCGGGACGGACGCTTCGGTGGTGACCGGGCGGGGCGGCCTGGCGATCGACGACCTGGCGTGGATGCGCAAGTGCGCGGCGATCCGGGACGCGTTGCGGCGGGCGCGGCCGGTGCTGGGTGACCAGTTGCGGCTGCTGGCGACGGTCGGCGGTGCGGACCTCACCGCGATGACGGGGTTCCTGCTGCAGAGCGCCGTGCGGAAGCTGCCGGTGCTGCTGGACGGGGTGGTGACGGCGGCGTGTGCGCTGGTGGCGCAGCGGGTGGCGTTCCGGGCGCCGGACTGGTGGCTGGCGTCGCACATGAGCGGGGAGCCGGGGCAGGCGAAGGCGCTGGACCGGATGGCGTTGGAGCCGTTGCTGCCGCAGGGGGTCCGTGTGGGTGAAGGGGCGGGGGCGTTGCTGGCGCTGCCGTTGGTGCAGGCCGCTTCGGCGCTGGCCGCTGAGTTGCCGGTGCGGGAGGGTGTCGGCAAGGGCGAGTAG
- a CDS encoding leucyl aminopeptidase, translating to MTALTLSTAAVAGLRADAIVIGVAKGSASKPGGPVVAPGAEAVDQAYDGNLAGVLETLGASGAEGEVTKVPAPAGFKAPLVVAVGLGAQPGKDSGYAAEALRRAAGAAARALTGTKKAAFALPLTDAADAGAVAEGVLLGAYSFDAYKDQGDAKNGKNGKAPLAEAALLGGKPRDKAYKAAVERAVAVSEELNRARDLVNTPPNDLNPEAFAAIAQAAAKEHGIKVQVLDEKALVKGGYGGILGVGAGSASGPRLVKLSYTSSKAKKHLALVGKGITYDSGGISLKPAGHNETMKCDMSGAAAVFAAVVAAARLGLEVNVTGWLALAENMPSGSATRPGDVLRMFSGKTVEVLNTDAEGRLVLADALWAASQEKPDAIVDVATLTGAMMLALGSRTFGIMANDDDFRAVVHEAAEEAGEPAWPMPLPDHLRKGMESATADIANMGERMGGGLVAGLFLREFVGEGITWAHLDIAGPAFNEGGPFGYTPKGGTGSAVRTLVRLAERAADGELS from the coding sequence GTGACTGCTCTGACTCTCAGCACCGCCGCGGTCGCCGGCCTGCGCGCCGACGCGATCGTGATCGGTGTCGCCAAGGGCTCCGCGTCCAAGCCGGGGGGACCCGTCGTCGCCCCGGGCGCCGAGGCCGTGGACCAGGCGTACGACGGCAATCTGGCCGGTGTCCTGGAGACCCTCGGCGCGTCCGGTGCCGAGGGCGAGGTGACCAAGGTCCCCGCACCGGCCGGCTTCAAGGCGCCGCTCGTGGTGGCGGTCGGCCTCGGCGCCCAGCCCGGCAAGGACTCCGGTTACGCCGCCGAGGCGCTGCGCAGGGCGGCCGGCGCCGCCGCCCGCGCCCTCACCGGCACGAAGAAGGCCGCGTTCGCGCTGCCCCTCACGGACGCCGCCGACGCCGGCGCGGTCGCGGAGGGTGTGCTGCTCGGCGCGTACTCCTTCGACGCCTACAAGGACCAGGGCGACGCGAAGAACGGCAAGAACGGCAAGGCCCCGCTCGCCGAGGCGGCGCTGCTCGGCGGCAAGCCCCGGGACAAGGCGTACAAGGCGGCCGTCGAGCGCGCCGTCGCCGTGTCGGAGGAGCTCAACCGCGCCCGTGACCTGGTCAACACCCCGCCGAACGACCTCAATCCCGAGGCGTTCGCGGCGATCGCCCAGGCGGCCGCCAAGGAGCACGGCATCAAGGTGCAGGTGCTCGACGAGAAGGCCCTCGTCAAGGGCGGCTACGGCGGCATCCTCGGCGTCGGCGCCGGCTCGGCGTCCGGCCCGCGCCTGGTGAAGCTGTCGTACACCTCGTCCAAGGCGAAGAAGCACCTCGCCCTGGTCGGCAAGGGCATCACCTACGACTCGGGCGGCATCTCGCTGAAGCCGGCCGGTCACAACGAGACGATGAAGTGCGACATGAGCGGCGCCGCCGCCGTGTTCGCCGCGGTCGTCGCCGCCGCCCGCCTGGGCCTCGAGGTCAACGTCACCGGCTGGCTGGCGCTGGCCGAGAACATGCCCTCCGGTTCCGCGACCCGCCCGGGTGACGTGCTGCGCATGTTCAGCGGCAAGACGGTGGAGGTGCTCAACACCGACGCCGAGGGCCGGCTGGTCCTCGCGGACGCCCTGTGGGCCGCCTCGCAGGAGAAGCCGGACGCCATCGTGGACGTGGCGACCCTGACCGGCGCCATGATGCTGGCGCTGGGCAGCCGCACCTTCGGCATCATGGCCAACGACGACGACTTCCGCGCCGTCGTGCACGAGGCCGCCGAGGAGGCGGGCGAGCCGGCCTGGCCGATGCCGCTGCCGGACCACTTGCGCAAGGGCATGGAGTCGGCGACCGCCGACATCGCCAACATGGGTGAGCGGATGGGCGGCGGCCTGGTCGCCGGCCTGTTCCTGCGCGAGTTCGTCGGCGAGGGCATCACCTGGGCCCACCTCGACATCGCGGGCCCGGCCTTCAACGAGGGCGGCCCCTTCGGCTACACCCCCAAGGGCGGTACCGGCTCCGCCGTGCGCACGCTGGTGCGGCTGGCGGAGCGCGCGGCCGACGGCGAGCTGAGCTGA